One part of the Acidobacteriota bacterium genome encodes these proteins:
- a CDS encoding pyridoxine 5'-phosphate synthase encodes MTRLSVNVNKIALLRNARGPLAEPNLMALVHKIVGWGADGITVHPRADRRHITPDDARDVAREVTSVETNFEGDVREEFLELVLACRPTQCTLVPVKPGELTSNHGWECGQWGYLLTPVVAELHRAGVRTSIFVEPDAVAVERAAGTGTDRVELYTEPYARAFREGNPGPEVRRIVAAAEAARRRGIALNAGHDLTTANLGMLLDAVPDIAEVSIGHHLVAQALEDGLERTVKQFLAICHRPRP; translated from the coding sequence ATGACCCGGTTGAGTGTGAACGTGAACAAGATCGCCCTCCTGCGCAACGCGCGGGGGCCGCTGGCGGAGCCGAACCTGATGGCCCTCGTCCACAAGATCGTGGGCTGGGGCGCCGACGGCATCACCGTCCACCCGCGGGCGGACCGGCGCCACATCACTCCCGACGACGCCCGGGACGTGGCGCGGGAGGTGACGAGCGTGGAGACCAATTTCGAGGGGGACGTCCGCGAGGAGTTCCTGGAACTGGTCCTCGCGTGCCGACCCACCCAGTGCACCCTGGTGCCCGTCAAGCCCGGGGAGCTGACCTCCAACCACGGCTGGGAGTGCGGGCAGTGGGGCTACCTGCTCACGCCGGTGGTGGCCGAGCTGCACCGGGCCGGTGTCCGCACCAGCATCTTCGTGGAGCCCGACGCTGTCGCGGTGGAGCGGGCCGCCGGCACCGGCACCGACCGGGTGGAGCTCTACACCGAGCCCTACGCCCGGGCCTTCCGGGAAGGGAACCCGGGGCCCGAGGTCCGCCGGATCGTGGCCGCCGCCGAGGCCGCCCGTCGGCGTGGCATCGCCCTCAACGCCGGCCACGACCTCACCACCGCCAACCTGGGGATGCTGCTGGACGCGGTGCCGGACATCGCGGAGGTCTCGATCGGCCACCACCTCGTGGCCCAGGCCCTGGAGGACGGCCTCGAGCGCACGGTGAAGCAGTTCCTCGCCATCTGCCACCGGCCGAGGCCATGA
- the guaB gene encoding IMP dehydrogenase: MEKIVKEGLTFDDVLLIPGKSSVLPSETDISTPLTKDIRLNIPLLSAAMDTVTEAVMAKALAEEGGIGFIHKNMSIEEQCNEVDIVKRSISGMILNPVTISPGMRIQDAVDLMDKYKISGIPVTEGPVLVGILTNRDLRFETRMDALVGDLMTKERLVTAAIGTSLEDAKKLLHAHRIEKLLIVDEGFHLKGLITIKDIQKLIAYPNACKDRHGRLLVGAAVGVGPDGMERAEALVAAGADIIAIDTAHGHSAGVLKAVAEFKKRFPAVPLMAGNVGTAEAVTDLAAAGADVVKVGIGPGSICTTRVVSGAGVPQITAVLECAEAAARHGVTVVADGGIKYSGDISKALAAGAGVVMIGSLFAGTDESPGEVIYYQNRAYKAYRGMGSLGAMKRGSADRYFQEKSQSLAKLVPEGVEGRVPYKGSVRNVIFQLMGGLKAGMGYCGCADLADFRARSRFIRITNSGLRESHVHDVIVTQEAPNYKVESPTA, from the coding sequence ATGGAAAAGATCGTCAAGGAAGGCCTCACGTTCGACGACGTGCTCCTCATCCCGGGGAAGTCCTCGGTCCTGCCCTCGGAAACCGACATCTCCACGCCGTTGACGAAGGACATCCGCCTCAACATCCCGCTCCTGTCCGCCGCCATGGACACCGTTACGGAGGCGGTGATGGCCAAGGCCCTCGCCGAGGAGGGCGGAATCGGTTTCATCCACAAGAACATGAGCATTGAGGAGCAGTGCAACGAGGTGGACATCGTCAAGCGCTCCATCAGCGGCATGATCCTCAACCCGGTCACCATCTCCCCGGGGATGCGCATCCAGGACGCCGTGGACCTCATGGACAAGTACAAGATCTCCGGCATCCCGGTGACGGAGGGGCCGGTGCTGGTGGGGATCCTCACCAACCGCGACCTGCGCTTCGAGACCCGCATGGACGCCCTGGTGGGCGACCTCATGACCAAGGAGCGCCTGGTGACGGCCGCCATCGGCACCTCCCTGGAGGACGCCAAGAAATTGCTTCACGCCCACCGCATCGAGAAGCTCCTCATCGTGGACGAGGGCTTCCACCTCAAGGGCCTGATCACCATCAAGGACATCCAGAAGCTCATCGCCTACCCCAACGCCTGCAAGGACCGCCACGGGCGCCTCCTGGTGGGGGCCGCGGTCGGGGTCGGGCCCGACGGGATGGAGCGCGCCGAGGCCCTGGTGGCGGCGGGGGCCGACATCATCGCCATCGACACCGCCCACGGGCACTCCGCCGGCGTCCTGAAGGCCGTGGCGGAGTTCAAGAAGCGCTTCCCGGCCGTGCCGCTCATGGCGGGGAACGTGGGGACGGCGGAAGCGGTCACGGACCTGGCGGCGGCGGGCGCCGACGTGGTGAAGGTCGGGATCGGCCCCGGCTCCATCTGCACCACCCGCGTGGTCTCCGGCGCCGGCGTGCCCCAGATCACCGCCGTCCTGGAGTGCGCCGAGGCGGCCGCGCGCCACGGGGTCACCGTGGTGGCCGACGGCGGGATCAAGTACTCCGGCGACATCAGCAAGGCCCTGGCGGCGGGCGCCGGCGTGGTCATGATCGGTTCCCTCTTCGCCGGCACCGACGAGAGCCCCGGCGAGGTCATCTACTACCAGAACCGGGCCTACAAGGCCTACCGCGGCATGGGGTCCCTGGGCGCCATGAAACGGGGGAGCGCCGACCGCTATTTCCAGGAGAAGAGCCAGTCCCTGGCCAAGCTGGTCCCCGAGGGCGTCGAGGGGCGCGTGCCGTACAAGGGGAGCGTCCGCAACGTCATCTTCCAGCTCATGGGCGGCCTCAAGGCGGGGATGGGCTACTGCGGCTGCGCCGACCTGGCGGACTTCCGCGCGCGCTCCCGCTTCATCCGCATCACCAACAGCGGCCTGCGCGAGTCCCACGTCCACGACGTCATCGTCACCCAGGAGGCCCCCAACTACAAGGTGGAATCCCCCACCGCGTGA
- a CDS encoding PIN domain-containing protein — protein MRRIRVYVDTSVFGGIEDEEFSDASRRFFQRVAEGDYIVLISEETYRELSKSPESVRDILTALPSGSLEDVLIESETLELAAEYIRSGILGEASRGDALHVAAATVAGADLILSWNFKHIVNYNRIRRFNGVNVLLGYRSMTILSPREVGDESEE, from the coding sequence ATGCGTCGAATCAGGGTGTATGTCGACACTTCCGTATTCGGGGGAATTGAAGACGAGGAGTTCTCGGATGCGAGTCGGCGGTTTTTCCAACGGGTAGCAGAAGGTGATTATATTGTCTTGATTTCCGAGGAGACCTATCGAGAGCTATCGAAATCACCGGAATCAGTTCGTGACATTTTAACGGCTCTACCGTCCGGGTCTCTGGAAGACGTTCTTATCGAATCCGAGACACTTGAATTGGCCGCTGAGTACATCCGATCCGGAATACTTGGCGAGGCTTCACGAGGGGATGCGTTGCACGTGGCCGCCGCAACCGTGGCTGGTGCGGACCTCATTCTGAGCTGGAATTTCAAACACATCGTGAATTATAATCGAATCAGGAGATTCAATGGGGTGAATGTCCTGCTGGGCTATCGTTCGATGACGATTCTGAGCCCACGAGAGGTGGGAGATGAATCCGAAGAATAA
- the miaA gene encoding tRNA (adenosine(37)-N6)-dimethylallyltransferase MiaA codes for MDLATSERAFPLLGVVGPTASGKSALAVELARRFGGEIVNCDSMQVYRGLDVGTAKPDAGLRREIPHHVLDVADVDEVFSAGRYQKLARAALEDIRSRGRLPVVAGGTGFYLRALLYGIFEGPGRDEGFRRRLQTIVERRGPETLHRILARRDPESARRVTPRDHQRLARALEVLHLTGRPMSEHFGVAESPLDGFSPLLLCLGPPRAALCERIDRRVLEMLDAGWVDEVRALLDRGVSPASKGLEAIGYREIVAFLRGEATWLATVEAIRAATRRYAKRQQTWFRKERDLVRLEGFGDDPSLREAAFQQVETRFPRAVPARANGV; via the coding sequence ATGGACCTGGCGACGTCGGAACGCGCTTTTCCCCTGCTCGGCGTGGTCGGGCCCACCGCCTCGGGGAAGAGCGCCCTGGCGGTGGAACTGGCCCGGCGCTTCGGCGGCGAGATCGTCAACTGCGACTCCATGCAAGTCTACCGTGGGCTGGACGTGGGCACCGCCAAACCCGACGCCGGCCTCCGCCGGGAAATCCCCCACCACGTCCTGGACGTCGCCGACGTGGACGAGGTGTTCTCGGCCGGACGGTACCAGAAACTGGCCCGCGCGGCACTGGAAGACATCCGGTCCCGGGGGCGGCTGCCCGTGGTGGCGGGCGGGACGGGGTTCTACCTGCGGGCCCTTCTCTACGGCATCTTCGAGGGGCCGGGGCGGGACGAGGGGTTCCGCCGTCGCCTGCAGACCATCGTCGAACGCCGGGGGCCCGAGACCCTTCATCGCATCCTCGCCCGCCGCGACCCGGAATCCGCCCGACGGGTCACCCCCCGGGACCACCAGCGCCTCGCCCGCGCCCTGGAGGTGCTCCACCTGACCGGGCGCCCCATGAGCGAGCACTTCGGCGTCGCGGAGTCGCCCCTGGACGGCTTCTCTCCCCTCCTTCTCTGCCTGGGGCCGCCCAGGGCCGCGCTCTGCGAGCGGATCGACCGGCGCGTCCTCGAGATGCTCGACGCCGGGTGGGTGGACGAGGTGCGCGCGCTCCTGGACCGGGGGGTCTCCCCGGCGTCCAAGGGGCTCGAGGCCATCGGGTACCGCGAGATCGTGGCGTTCCTTCGCGGCGAAGCGACCTGGCTCGCCACGGTGGAAGCCATCCGCGCCGCCACCCGCCGCTACGCCAAGCGCCAGCAGACGTGGTTCCGGAAAGAGCGGGACCTCGTGCGACTGGAGGGCTTCGGCGACGATCCCTCCCTCCGGGAAGCAGCCTTCCAGCAGGTGGAAACCCGGTTCCCACGCGCCGTCCCGGCGCGGGCCAATGGGGTGTGA